The Acidobacteriota bacterium DNA segment CGCCGATCAAAACCACGTTGTGCTGGTCAGCCAGGGCCAGTATTCCAGCCAGGATTTGTTCGGCAAACCAATCCTCACAATCCGCTGGAAGGCCAAGGGTCAACAGGAAGTAGCGTGGAGTCGCCCCCATCGCGGCAATGTCGCTCAGATTCACCGCCAGGGCTTTGTGCCCGAGTGCCTGCGGGGGGAAGTACCGCCGGCGAAAGTGAACATCTTCCACGATGACATCAGAGGCAATGACCAGACAGGTATCGGCTTTGGGAATGATCAAGGCGGCATCATCGCCGATACCAACCAGCACGTCAGGGCTTGTCCGACGGGCGCGTTGTTCAAGCAGCCGAATAAATTCGCGTTCTCCTCGCATGGGGCTTGGGGTCCTTTTTGGTTTTATTTTCTACAGTCCACGCTTATGAAGGTGATGGGTGGGCTGGGGGATCAACTGGTTTTAACCGGAAAGCCATCCAGAATGTGGCCAAGCATAACCCAAAGGTGCAGAGGATGCCACCTTCGGGGCCATAGCTGCCGCCCGTGAGCCATTGAGGTGACAGTGGTTGCGTGGCCAGAACGGTGGTTGAAATCAAATGGTCAAGGCCGCTGACGGAGATGCCCCATAGCCAGACGGTGGCGAAGTTCCATCCCAGGTGTAATCCGGTCGCCAGCCAGAGACTTGGGCGTTTGAGTCGAGCCACCCCGAGCCAGATTCCAGCCAGAAATGTGTTGAGAAGTGCCAGCGAGGTTGAGTGCGGATTGGCAATATGAATCAGGGCAAACAGGCCGGAAGTGACCAGTAAGGTATTGAGAGGATTGGTGTTTTCCTTCAGGGTTTGAAAGGCAAAGCCACGTAACAGGACTTCTTCAAAGGCGGCGGCCACCAGAAACAGG contains these protein-coding regions:
- a CDS encoding CPBP family intramembrane metalloprotease — its product is MNVIINLFIHPDTGELRSGWQVTIFFMVFLIVAWFIAVPFATLGTTLLPAQLQSRWVALTLNKIGMLLAALAATLFCRNLFPQIQFTRCGYSLSQGWWMDIVGGSLAGIGLLSLVLGLTVIVQKATLQVVTVSLIPLGLALIQGLALFLVAAAFEEVLLRGFAFQTLKENTNPLNTLLVTSGLFALIHIANPHSTSLALLNTFLAGIWLGVARLKRPSLWLATGLHLGWNFATVWLWGISVSGLDHLISTTVLATQPLSPQWLTGGSYGPEGGILCTFGLCLATFWMAFRLKPVDPPAHPSPS